From the genome of Clostridium sp. BNL1100, one region includes:
- a CDS encoding CpaF family protein, producing the protein MKQELINEIKASINEKIDLKRNFTDHEISELVVRTVLDKSKQVFLNTVEKKQIIEAVFNSLRRLDILQPILDDNEVTEIMINGPNNIFVEKKGKISRLEISFESQQKLEDIIQIMVTAVNRTVNESNPIVDARLKDGSRLNVVLSPIALNGPIVTIRKFPGQPIDMESLIELGSLTVEAAEALKMLVTAKYNIFVAGSTGSGKTTYLNALSNFIPIDERIITIEDSAELQITNISNLVSLETRNANVEGRGEITIKNLIKTALRMRPNRIIVGEVRGEEAIDMLAAMNTGHDGSLSTGHANSTQDMFSRLETMILSAAILPLEAVRKQIASAIDIIIFLSRLRDGSRRTMEISEVLGIENGLVKLNPLFIFEETFQKDQKAINTVSGSLKRTLNPLINKHKMINSGIYDDF; encoded by the coding sequence GTGAAACAGGAACTCATCAATGAAATAAAAGCCTCAATTAATGAAAAAATTGACTTAAAGAGGAATTTCACAGATCACGAGATTAGTGAGTTAGTAGTCCGTACTGTATTGGATAAATCCAAACAAGTTTTTCTGAATACGGTTGAAAAAAAGCAAATAATTGAAGCCGTTTTTAATTCTCTGCGCAGGTTGGATATATTACAGCCCATTCTCGACGATAATGAGGTAACAGAAATAATGATCAACGGCCCTAACAATATATTTGTTGAAAAGAAAGGAAAAATAAGCCGCCTTGAAATTTCCTTTGAATCCCAGCAAAAATTGGAAGATATTATACAGATAATGGTAACAGCGGTAAACAGGACAGTGAACGAATCAAATCCTATTGTTGATGCCAGATTAAAGGATGGGTCAAGGCTTAACGTAGTACTTTCTCCTATTGCATTGAATGGCCCTATTGTAACTATAAGAAAATTCCCAGGGCAACCCATTGATATGGAAAGCCTTATTGAATTAGGATCTTTGACCGTTGAGGCAGCGGAGGCACTAAAAATGCTGGTAACGGCAAAATATAACATCTTTGTGGCAGGTAGTACCGGTTCCGGAAAAACAACTTACCTCAATGCACTTTCAAACTTTATACCAATAGATGAAAGAATAATAACTATTGAAGATTCTGCGGAACTTCAAATAACAAATATATCAAATCTTGTGAGTCTTGAAACCAGAAATGCGAATGTAGAGGGAAGAGGAGAAATAACTATAAAAAATCTTATAAAAACAGCCTTACGAATGAGACCAAATCGTATAATCGTTGGAGAGGTAAGGGGTGAGGAAGCAATAGATATGCTGGCTGCAATGAATACAGGGCATGACGGATCACTTAGTACGGGACATGCAAATTCTACTCAAGATATGTTTTCACGACTGGAAACAATGATTCTGAGTGCTGCAATTTTACCACTGGAGGCTGTAAGAAAACAGATAGCTTCGGCGATAGATATTATCATATTTCTTTCAAGGCTTAGGGACGGGTCCAGACGTACAATGGAGATTTCAGAAGTATTAGGAATAGAAAATGGATTAGTAAAACTAAACCCGCTATTTATATTTGAAGAAACATTTCAAAAAGATCAAAAAGCCATTAATACTGTCTCAGGAAGCTTGAAAAGAACATTAAATCCATTAATTAATAAACATAAAATGATAAATTCGGGGATTTATGATGATTTTTAG
- a CDS encoding sugar phosphate isomerase/epimerase family protein: MKISFSTLGCPGWSWEDMLSTAKDIGFDGIEVRGIGNELYVPKEKHFSNDNIELTKKKLTKIGLELPCLTSACFLFDKANIDKHIKEGIDYIDLAQKLGTPYVRVLGDAQPQPSEIDIDFVAESLKILAVEAKGKGVKLLVETNGVFADSKVMKALLNKVNSDSVGVLWDIHHPVRFFNESLEYTYSNLKEHICFVHIKDSIVVDGTIKYKMTGYGDIPVKAAVELLKENGYNGYVSLEWVKRWCLDLEEPGIVFAHFAGYMKSII, from the coding sequence ATGAAGATTTCGTTTTCCACATTGGGCTGTCCGGGATGGAGTTGGGAGGATATGCTTTCAACTGCAAAGGATATAGGTTTTGACGGTATTGAAGTAAGGGGTATCGGCAATGAACTTTATGTACCTAAAGAAAAACATTTTTCAAACGATAACATAGAACTTACAAAGAAGAAATTGACTAAAATAGGTCTTGAATTACCTTGTTTGACTTCAGCGTGTTTTTTATTTGACAAGGCCAATATAGATAAACATATAAAAGAAGGTATTGATTATATTGATTTGGCTCAAAAGCTGGGTACGCCTTATGTAAGGGTTTTAGGAGATGCTCAGCCGCAACCTTCTGAAATAGATATTGATTTTGTTGCTGAAAGCCTTAAAATTCTTGCAGTCGAGGCAAAGGGGAAAGGTGTTAAATTATTAGTTGAAACCAACGGTGTATTTGCCGATTCAAAGGTTATGAAAGCATTGCTGAATAAAGTTAACTCAGACAGTGTTGGAGTACTTTGGGATATACATCACCCTGTCAGGTTTTTTAATGAATCGTTGGAATACACATACAGTAATTTGAAGGAACACATATGTTTCGTACACATCAAGGATTCAATAGTTGTTGATGGTACCATTAAATACAAAATGACCGGTTACGGTGATATTCCGGTGAAAGCTGCTGTTGAACTTCTCAAAGAGAACGGCTATAACGGATATGTCTCCCTTGAATGGGTAAAAAGATGGTGTCTTGACCTTGAGGAACCGGGTATCGTTTTTGCTCACTTTGCAGGGTATATGAAAAGTATAATATAA
- a CDS encoding ATPase: MALIKLLIIDDDNEYSINLCNFLTHSYSETFAVYYCRDHNDINNNIKKIAPNVILSSEKYYSEIKKHTNIDLILLSSLKNPETTSETDYIYKYKDVNQIAVEIINIHTTTGNKIYSTGGKNTKVISVFSAAGTVGKTSLALAVSSICSFTGLSVFYLNLEQFQSTGIFFNGNTQYSFSDIIYFAKEKDKNLVTKIPAICSRENDSGVYYFSQTNNVFDIKEMLPEDIDFIVSAIKDCGYYDLVMIDMDSQLNENTMKVFEKSDEILYVITKEESCLHKTKLFINSIDILSKSFQNKALLKNKIKYIANKVSQQALLSDKFCLEQELMSQIVYDSDFPSLNNLSKFNGGSEMILNSFRDIAGRYTKHKMEGTV; this comes from the coding sequence ATGGCACTCATAAAACTCTTAATTATTGATGACGACAATGAGTATTCAATCAACTTATGTAATTTTCTTACTCATAGTTACTCAGAAACTTTTGCGGTATACTACTGCAGAGATCACAATGACATTAATAATAATATAAAAAAAATTGCCCCCAATGTTATACTTTCTTCAGAAAAATACTACAGTGAAATAAAAAAACATACTAATATTGATTTAATTCTATTATCATCTTTAAAAAACCCTGAAACAACAAGTGAGACCGATTACATATACAAATACAAAGATGTTAATCAAATTGCGGTGGAAATAATAAATATACATACCACAACAGGAAATAAAATATATAGCACCGGGGGAAAGAATACTAAAGTGATTTCAGTTTTTTCAGCTGCCGGAACTGTAGGTAAAACTTCTTTGGCATTGGCAGTTAGCAGTATATGTTCATTCACAGGTCTATCAGTCTTTTACCTGAATCTGGAGCAATTCCAATCAACCGGTATCTTTTTTAACGGTAATACTCAGTATTCCTTTTCTGATATTATATATTTTGCCAAGGAAAAGGATAAAAACCTTGTAACAAAAATCCCTGCTATCTGTTCCAGAGAAAATGATTCAGGTGTCTACTATTTTAGTCAGACAAACAATGTATTTGACATAAAAGAAATGCTGCCGGAGGATATTGACTTTATTGTTTCTGCTATAAAAGACTGTGGATATTATGACCTTGTAATGATAGATATGGATTCACAGCTTAATGAAAACACAATGAAGGTTTTTGAAAAGTCCGATGAAATTCTGTACGTTATAACAAAGGAAGAAAGTTGTTTACATAAAACTAAGCTGTTTATTAACAGCATAGATATACTTTCAAAAAGCTTTCAAAATAAAGCTTTATTGAAAAATAAAATAAAATATATTGCAAACAAAGTATCTCAACAGGCTCTCCTGTCTGATAAATTCTGTCTTGAGCAGGAGCTCATGTCCCAAATCGTTTACGATTCTGATTTCCCTTCTTTAAATAACCTTTCCAAATTCAACGGAGGGTCTGAAATGATACTTAATTCATTCAGAGATATCGCGGGAAGATATACAAAACATAAAATGGAGGGTACGGTGTGA
- a CDS encoding dockerin type I repeat-containing protein, translating into MKKGISFLVCLSIFVCIFAAAGAVNTSAATTPAFIYGDVNGDRTVDALDLSLMKMYLLGTITTFPSDQGKNAADVDKSGSVDSLDLSMIKKYLLGQATLPDPDVEQPPVLEPITIPAFSSLQANAKLPDPFMYKTGAKKGTRITTKSQWEQRRYEISQLAQAFEYGVKPGKPESVTASYSSNKITITCKQGSKTISFACSIQYPTTGKAPYPAMIGVNMNTLNTSEILKLGVALITLPADEIAQEVDGSSRGKGKFFDLYGSTYDAGALIAWAWGTDRLIDALEMTPAANINPTKLGVTGGSRNGKGALAIGAFDERIALTIPQESGNGGASGWRTADAQMAAGQNVQTLSEIVGENVWFAKALNQFVNNTTKLPYDHHEIEALCAPRGLLVIENPDFEWLGNFSCWNTATAGRMIYQALGVQDNMGYSSIGGHGHCQFPASQQPEVTAFIQKFLLGQNVSTNVFRSDKTYTFDKARWVDWTVPTLQ; encoded by the coding sequence ATGAAAAAAGGAATTTCCTTTTTAGTATGTTTATCAATTTTTGTTTGTATTTTTGCAGCTGCAGGCGCTGTCAACACGTCAGCTGCAACAACACCGGCTTTTATTTACGGTGACGTTAATGGAGATAGAACCGTAGATGCTTTAGACCTTTCCTTGATGAAAATGTATTTACTTGGAACAATAACTACTTTCCCTAGTGACCAGGGAAAAAATGCTGCTGATGTTGATAAGAGTGGCTCTGTAGATTCACTTGATTTGTCAATGATTAAAAAATACCTGCTAGGTCAAGCAACTTTACCTGACCCTGATGTTGAACAACCACCTGTTCTTGAACCCATAACAATACCTGCATTTTCATCCTTGCAGGCAAATGCAAAACTTCCTGATCCATTTATGTATAAGACTGGAGCCAAAAAAGGTACTCGTATTACAACAAAGAGCCAGTGGGAACAACGTCGTTATGAAATCAGTCAATTGGCCCAGGCCTTTGAATACGGAGTAAAACCGGGTAAGCCCGAATCAGTTACTGCTTCATACAGCAGCAACAAAATTACTATAACATGTAAACAAGGCAGTAAAACAATATCATTTGCATGTTCAATCCAATACCCTACTACAGGTAAGGCTCCATATCCAGCAATGATAGGTGTAAATATGAATACTCTTAATACCAGTGAAATACTTAAACTGGGAGTTGCTTTGATTACTCTTCCTGCTGATGAAATTGCACAGGAAGTTGACGGAAGCTCAAGAGGAAAAGGAAAGTTCTTTGATCTTTACGGAAGTACATACGATGCCGGAGCATTGATTGCATGGGCATGGGGTACTGACCGTCTTATTGATGCACTTGAAATGACACCTGCAGCCAATATAAATCCAACAAAATTAGGTGTAACAGGCGGTTCACGTAACGGAAAGGGTGCACTTGCAATTGGTGCATTCGATGAGAGAATCGCTCTCACCATTCCTCAGGAATCAGGTAACGGAGGAGCTTCTGGTTGGAGAACAGCTGATGCTCAGATGGCAGCAGGACAGAACGTTCAGACACTTTCAGAAATTGTTGGTGAGAACGTTTGGTTTGCAAAGGCTCTAAACCAATTTGTTAATAATACAACAAAACTTCCTTATGACCATCATGAAATAGAAGCTTTGTGTGCACCTAGAGGATTGCTTGTTATAGAAAATCCAGATTTTGAATGGTTAGGCAATTTCAGCTGCTGGAACACTGCAACAGCAGGCCGTATGATATACCAAGCTCTTGGAGTACAGGACAACATGGGTTATTCCTCAATAGGCGGACACGGACATTGCCAGTTCCCTGCATCACAGCAGCCAGAAGTAACAGCATTTATTCAGAAATTCCTGCTTGGTCAAAACGTAAGCACCAATGTATTCAGGTCAGACAAAACATATACTTTTGACAAGGCAAGATGGGTTGATTGGACTGTACCAACCCTTCAGTAA